From the genome of Scytonema hofmannii PCC 7110, one region includes:
- a CDS encoding c-type heme family protein, translated as MLKNLKLKQKFTILLLVILIVGVTFSGIALSTILNQNARDEITAKALSLIDTMSSVREYTITQITPELTDDLTTKFLPQTVAAYSAREVFEILRKRPEYRDFFYKEATLNPTNLRDKADSFETQIVEGFRKNKKSKQVSGFRSLPGSDVFYIARPLAVTKESCLVCHSAPDAAPKTMIERYGTAGGFNWHLNEIVAAQIVSLPASRVIEKANQSLFIMIGLVSTLFVAVILLVNFFLNREVVVPLKRITRVAEEVSTGHMDVDFEQLTNDEIGNLAKAFKRMKLSLEMAMKRIKRTYGNTGSV; from the coding sequence ATGCTAAAAAATTTAAAACTAAAACAAAAATTTACAATTTTGTTACTTGTAATTCTTATAGTAGGTGTAACCTTTAGTGGAATTGCACTTTCTACAATATTAAATCAAAACGCTAGAGATGAAATTACCGCAAAAGCTTTATCTCTCATTGATACAATGTCTTCCGTGCGGGAGTATACAATTACTCAAATCACCCCAGAACTTACTGATGATTTAACAACTAAGTTTTTACCACAAACTGTCGCGGCATATTCAGCAAGAGAAGTTTTTGAAATTTTGCGAAAAAGGCCGGAATATCGTGACTTCTTTTATAAAGAAGCAACACTTAACCCAACGAACCTCCGAGATAAAGCCGACAGTTTTGAAACTCAAATTGTAGAAGGCTTTAGAAAAAATAAAAAATCAAAACAGGTAAGCGGATTTCGCTCGCTTCCTGGTAGTGATGTTTTTTACATTGCTCGTCCGCTAGCCGTGACAAAGGAAAGTTGTCTTGTCTGCCATAGCGCCCCTGATGCTGCACCCAAAACCATGATTGAACGTTACGGCACTGCGGGTGGATTTAATTGGCATTTGAATGAAATTGTAGCCGCTCAAATAGTTTCATTGCCCGCAAGCAGAGTTATTGAAAAAGCCAATCAATCTCTTTTCATTATGATAGGGCTTGTGTCTACTTTGTTTGTGGCTGTTATCTTGCTAGTCAATTTCTTTTTAAATCGAGAAGTTGTTGTGCCTCTCAAGCGTATAACTCGCGTAGCTGAGGAAGTCAGTACTGGGCATATGGATGTTGATTTTGAGCAGTTGACAAATGATGAAATTGGCAATCTTGCTAAAGCTTTCAAACGAATGAAGCTTAGTTTAGAGATGGCAATGAAAAGAATCAAACGTACTTATGGCAATACGGGGAGTGTGTAA
- the rpaB gene encoding response regulator transcription factor RpaB encodes MESHKEKILVVDDEASIRRILETRLSMIGYDVVTAGDGEEALETFRKADPDLVVLDVMMPKLDGYGVCQELRKESDVPIIMLTALGDVADRITGLELGADDYVVKPFSPKELEARIRSVLRRVDKTGASGIPSSGVIHVGNIKIDTNKRQVYKGDERIRLTGMEFSLLELLVSRSGEAFSRSEILQEVWGYTPERHVDTRVVDVHISRLRAKLEDDPSNPELILTARGTGYLFQRIIEPGEE; translated from the coding sequence TTGGAAAGTCATAAAGAAAAAATTCTGGTAGTAGATGACGAGGCCAGCATTCGTCGGATTTTGGAAACACGCCTTTCTATGATTGGCTATGATGTGGTTACAGCAGGTGATGGTGAAGAAGCGTTGGAAACGTTTCGCAAAGCAGATCCAGACCTAGTCGTCCTTGACGTGATGATGCCAAAGCTAGATGGCTATGGGGTATGCCAAGAATTACGCAAGGAATCTGATGTACCCATTATTATGTTAACAGCCTTGGGAGATGTGGCTGATAGAATTACGGGTTTAGAGTTAGGTGCTGATGATTACGTAGTTAAGCCCTTTTCTCCCAAAGAGTTAGAAGCCCGCATTCGGTCAGTTCTAAGGCGAGTAGACAAAACTGGTGCTTCCGGTATTCCCAGTTCCGGTGTCATTCATGTTGGCAATATTAAAATCGACACTAACAAGCGGCAAGTTTACAAAGGTGACGAACGCATTCGCTTAACAGGCATGGAGTTTAGCTTGCTAGAACTGCTAGTTAGTCGTTCAGGCGAAGCTTTTTCCCGTTCGGAAATTTTGCAGGAAGTGTGGGGATACACACCAGAACGCCATGTAGACACCCGTGTCGTTGACGTGCATATCTCCCGCCTGCGAGCAAAATTAGAAGACGACCCCAGTAACCCAGAATTAATACTGACAGCACGCGGCACTGGTTATTTGTTTCAACGGATAATTGAACCAGGAGAAGAGTGA
- a CDS encoding Uma2 family endonuclease, translating to MIAVANQDYKITWEKLPDDYLLPDEPVDNINQPPLAAALTESLEVNGRLPENALTPTNYGICATLNDKVALKAPDWAYIPSISVAREEVKRSYTPQLQGETPAVIMEFISDVDGTEYSVKPTYPPGKWFFYERILKVLNYIILEPETGRLEVYRLDDAGRYALQEPDENNRYQILEMNLYLGIWQGTRGNRTGNWLRWWDEQGQMLLWGSELAEQERQRAEQERQRAERLAAQLRAAGIEPEV from the coding sequence ATGATAGCCGTCGCTAACCAAGACTACAAAATTACTTGGGAAAAATTACCAGATGATTATTTACTACCAGATGAACCTGTGGATAATATTAACCAACCGCCCCTTGCCGCAGCTTTAACCGAAAGTTTAGAAGTTAATGGCAGATTGCCAGAAAATGCTTTAACTCCTACTAATTACGGCATCTGTGCCACCCTAAATGATAAAGTTGCCCTCAAAGCTCCCGATTGGGCGTATATACCCAGTATTTCTGTAGCAAGAGAAGAGGTGAAGCGCAGTTATACACCGCAATTGCAAGGAGAGACACCAGCCGTTATCATGGAGTTTATCTCAGATGTGGATGGTACTGAGTATTCCGTTAAGCCAACTTATCCACCAGGGAAATGGTTTTTCTACGAGCGTATTTTAAAAGTATTGAACTACATCATTTTAGAACCAGAGACAGGCAGACTAGAAGTTTATCGATTGGATGATGCAGGACGGTATGCACTGCAAGAACCCGACGAAAACAACCGCTACCAAATACTAGAAATGAATCTTTATCTTGGTATATGGCAAGGAACCCGTGGAAATCGTACAGGTAACTGGTTACGCTGGTGGGATGAACAAGGACAAATGCTGCTTTGGGGTTCTGAATTAGCCGAACAAGAACGGCAACGAGCTGAACAAGAACGGCAACGAGCCGAACGACTTGCAGCACAGTTACGGGCAGCAGGGATAGAACCAGAAGTTTAA
- a CDS encoding phosphate/phosphite/phosphonate ABC transporter substrate-binding protein — MKTITWRCFLLIQLSVVVSLVGVGCRPAKEPLTTERLTVGVVSYGEQTVSLEKYEQFKNYLAAQTQSIVELEPAYNELQALEQIQRQRWEIVFAPPGLAAIAMGKGLYIPLFSMEGISSRQRSLLVVRDDTPIIKIADLANKTIALESVGSAAGYYIPLYDLYGLTLAQIRFAPTPKTVLEWLNEGSVDAGAIAEKDFELYKQQFSGTKFRILHTSRWIPPAVVLLAPTVERNRQQQIQKAMEQAPGYIISDAGYVPAAKIPSYDQFIKLVEKVRPLEAQVKQTPTVLINPEAIK; from the coding sequence ATGAAAACTATTACCTGGCGGTGCTTTCTACTCATCCAGTTAAGTGTGGTTGTCTCTCTAGTTGGAGTAGGATGCCGTCCTGCTAAGGAACCCTTGACTACAGAAAGACTCACTGTAGGAGTAGTCAGTTATGGCGAACAAACAGTTTCATTAGAAAAGTACGAGCAATTCAAAAACTATCTTGCAGCGCAAACTCAGTCAATCGTAGAACTAGAACCAGCCTATAACGAATTGCAAGCTCTCGAGCAGATTCAACGGCAAAGATGGGAGATTGTATTTGCCCCTCCTGGTTTAGCAGCAATTGCTATGGGCAAAGGGCTTTACATTCCTTTATTTTCAATGGAGGGAATTAGCAGCAGACAGCGTTCTTTACTGGTAGTGCGAGATGATACACCGATTATCAAAATAGCAGATCTAGCAAATAAAACTATTGCTTTGGAATCGGTAGGTTCTGCGGCTGGTTATTATATTCCTCTCTACGATCTGTATGGATTAACTCTGGCTCAAATTCGTTTTGCGCCCACTCCTAAAACAGTACTCGAATGGCTCAATGAAGGGAGTGTAGATGCTGGCGCAATAGCTGAGAAAGATTTTGAGCTTTACAAGCAGCAATTTAGTGGAACTAAATTTAGGATTCTACACACTAGTCGATGGATTCCTCCTGCAGTTGTACTCCTAGCACCTACAGTAGAGCGTAATCGACAGCAGCAGATCCAAAAAGCAATGGAGCAAGCACCCGGTTACATAATATCAGACGCCGGTTATGTTCCTGCTGCTAAAATACCCAGCTACGATCAGTTTATTAAATTGGTGGAAAAAGTCAGACCTCTAGAAGCGCAGGTCAAACAGACACCTACTGTCTTGATTAATCCCGAAGCAATTAAATAA
- the radA gene encoding DNA repair protein RadA gives MPKQKTYYVCSECGSESPQWFGKCPACGTYNSLEEQMAIQSSTDIPSRRVSGWHQQAGNTKPTAKPAKARASLTFDQISDRQVTRWASGYEELDRVLGGGVVPGSMVLIGGDPGIGKSTLLLQVSSELAQRYRILYVSGEESGQQVKLRAARLGVSKSLSLVSDDNDNENENSEAVQKITPEVIQSAETIGADLYILPETDLEEILKEMDSLRPNVAVIDSIQTVFFPALTSAPGSVAQVRECTAALMKVAKHEDITMLIVGHVTKEGAIAGPKVLEHLVDTVLYFEGDRFASHRLLRTVKNRFGATHEIGIFEMVDTGLREVPNPSELFLGNRDDPAPGTALVVACEGTRPIVVELQALVSPTSYPSPRRAGTGIDYNRLVQILAVLEKRVGIPMSKLDSYVASAGGLSVEEPAVDLGIAIAIVASFRDRIVDPRTVLIGEVGLGGQVRSVSQMELRLKEAAKLGFKRAIVPKGQKYPNFDDFEILPVSKVIDAIIAAIPQQGLTEADLAPDDDE, from the coding sequence ATGCCAAAGCAAAAGACATATTACGTTTGTAGTGAATGTGGCTCGGAGTCTCCTCAATGGTTTGGTAAGTGTCCGGCTTGTGGCACCTACAACTCTTTAGAAGAGCAGATGGCTATTCAGTCATCGACAGATATACCAAGTCGGCGGGTAAGTGGATGGCATCAACAGGCGGGAAACACAAAACCTACAGCTAAGCCAGCAAAAGCACGGGCTTCTCTAACATTTGACCAAATTAGCGATCGCCAAGTGACTCGTTGGGCTTCTGGCTATGAAGAACTTGATAGAGTCCTTGGTGGAGGCGTTGTCCCCGGTTCAATGGTACTTATAGGTGGCGATCCGGGAATTGGAAAATCTACTCTGCTACTGCAAGTATCAAGCGAATTGGCGCAGAGATATCGCATTCTTTACGTTTCTGGAGAAGAGTCAGGACAGCAAGTCAAACTCAGAGCCGCTCGTTTGGGTGTTTCAAAATCTCTTAGTTTAGTTAGCGATGACAATGATAACGAAAATGAAAATAGCGAAGCAGTACAAAAAATAACTCCTGAGGTAATACAATCGGCTGAGACTATAGGCGCGGATTTATATATCTTGCCAGAAACTGATTTGGAAGAGATTTTGAAGGAAATGGACTCACTCAGACCAAATGTGGCAGTTATTGATAGTATTCAAACGGTATTCTTTCCGGCTTTGACTTCTGCGCCCGGTTCTGTTGCTCAGGTACGGGAATGTACTGCAGCTTTGATGAAAGTCGCAAAGCACGAAGATATCACAATGTTAATTGTGGGACACGTGACTAAAGAAGGTGCGATCGCCGGACCAAAAGTATTGGAACACTTAGTAGATACAGTCTTGTATTTTGAAGGTGACCGATTTGCATCCCATCGATTATTAAGAACAGTAAAAAATCGCTTTGGGGCAACGCATGAAATCGGTATATTTGAAATGGTAGATACAGGTTTGCGAGAAGTCCCCAATCCTTCAGAGTTATTTTTAGGAAATCGTGATGACCCCGCGCCCGGTACTGCCCTAGTTGTGGCTTGCGAAGGAACACGTCCTATTGTTGTTGAGTTGCAAGCTTTGGTCAGTCCTACAAGTTATCCCTCCCCCCGTCGTGCAGGTACAGGTATAGATTACAACCGCTTGGTACAAATCCTAGCAGTGTTAGAAAAGCGAGTAGGGATTCCCATGTCGAAATTAGATTCTTACGTTGCTTCCGCAGGGGGGTTGAGCGTCGAAGAACCAGCAGTCGATTTGGGAATAGCTATAGCAATCGTTGCTAGTTTCCGCGATCGCATTGTAGACCCCCGTACCGTACTCATTGGAGAAGTTGGCTTGGGGGGACAAGTGCGCTCCGTATCGCAGATGGAATTGCGATTAAAAGAAGCAGCAAAACTTGGATTTAAACGGGCGATCGTACCTAAAGGGCAAAAATATCCTAACTTTGACGACTTTGAGATTTTGCCAGTTTCCAAAGTTATAGACGCGATTATTGCAGCAATTCCACAACAAGGGCTAACAGAAGCTGACTTAGCGCCAGATGATGATGAATAA
- a CDS encoding c-type heme family protein, translated as MLEHLNLRQKLTILLSIVVIVGLSLGGLALSAVLRHNAKQEITATALLIMETMSSVRDYTNQQVNLELADKLAVDFVPQSVPAYSAREVFEVLRKRTEYKDFFYKEATLNPTNLRDKADSFETQIVERFRKNKNFKELNGFRELPGGDIFYIARPLLVTESTCLVCHSTFNVAPKTMIDRYGSVNGFGWKLHEIVGAQIISVPARKVIQKTQQSSFWILGIVSTMFIAIIILVNIFLNHQILRPLKHITRVAEEVSTGHMDVDFREISNDEIGKLAKAFNRMKLSLELAMRKLKQFYSSEEN; from the coding sequence ATGCTTGAGCATCTAAATTTAAGACAAAAATTAACAATTTTGCTGTCAATTGTAGTTATAGTGGGTTTAAGCTTGGGTGGGTTGGCGTTGTCTGCAGTCCTCAGGCACAATGCAAAGCAAGAAATAACAGCAACAGCCTTGTTGATTATGGAAACCATGAGTTCTGTCCGTGACTATACCAATCAACAGGTAAATCTGGAGTTAGCTGATAAATTAGCGGTTGATTTTGTACCCCAAAGTGTACCAGCTTACTCAGCCAGAGAAGTTTTTGAAGTTTTGCGAAAAAGAACAGAATATAAAGACTTTTTTTATAAGGAAGCAACACTAAATCCAACAAACTTGCGAGATAAAGCTGACAGTTTTGAAACCCAAATTGTTGAGCGATTCCGAAAAAACAAAAATTTCAAAGAATTGAATGGGTTTCGTGAACTACCAGGGGGAGATATTTTTTATATTGCTCGCCCGCTATTGGTCACCGAATCAACGTGTTTGGTGTGTCACAGCACTTTTAATGTTGCACCCAAAACTATGATTGACCGATATGGTTCAGTCAACGGATTCGGGTGGAAGTTGCATGAAATTGTAGGTGCTCAGATTATATCAGTACCTGCAAGGAAAGTTATCCAAAAAACACAGCAATCCTCTTTCTGGATTCTTGGAATTGTTTCCACTATGTTTATTGCTATCATTATCTTGGTGAATATTTTCTTAAATCATCAAATTCTTCGCCCTCTCAAACACATAACTCGCGTTGCTGAGGAAGTAAGTACAGGGCATATGGATGTAGATTTTCGGGAGATATCTAATGATGAAATTGGGAAGTTAGCCAAAGCTTTTAACCGAATGAAATTGAGTTTAGAACTGGCAATGAGAAAACTCAAACAGTTTTATAGTTCAGAAGAAAATTAG
- a CDS encoding cofactor assembly of complex C subunit B: MTNDFLRRLPIVVGGLGAVLLLINRLLTPDITDSQARADVLGVILSAVLILIGLLWQQVQPRLPDAVQLVGEEGFVLAPDLPETVKTELAWASHLLLTNTVTRSLVVYYQGKVLLRRGILAEKSEVVPRAILKRVLEKQKPVYLVDLKVYPGRIEFDYLPENTQGVICQPIGKEGVFILGANAPRSYTKQDEIWIAGIADKLAVTLKG; encoded by the coding sequence ATGACAAATGACTTTTTGCGGCGTCTGCCTATCGTAGTGGGTGGGTTAGGCGCTGTGCTTCTGTTGATTAATCGGTTACTGACACCAGACATAACTGATTCTCAAGCACGTGCGGATGTACTTGGTGTGATATTAAGTGCTGTATTAATTTTGATCGGTTTACTATGGCAACAAGTGCAACCGCGACTTCCTGATGCTGTTCAACTTGTGGGTGAAGAAGGTTTTGTCCTAGCCCCAGATTTACCGGAAACTGTAAAAACAGAACTTGCCTGGGCATCGCATCTGTTGTTAACTAATACAGTGACGCGATCGCTCGTTGTTTATTATCAAGGTAAAGTTTTGTTACGCAGGGGAATTTTAGCTGAAAAATCAGAGGTAGTACCCAGAGCAATACTCAAGAGAGTGCTAGAAAAACAAAAGCCAGTGTATTTGGTAGATTTAAAAGTTTACCCAGGACGAATTGAATTTGATTATTTACCAGAGAATACTCAAGGTGTCATTTGTCAACCGATTGGTAAAGAAGGCGTCTTCATCTTAGGTGCAAATGCTCCCCGAAGCTACACCAAACAAGATGAAATCTGGATTGCCGGAATAGCAGATAAATTAGCTGTTACGCTAAAGGGTTAG
- a CDS encoding serine/threonine-protein kinase yields MSQSPVIKPEIPSGTFIDNRYIIQKLLGQGGLGRTYLAFDTRRFNEPCVLKEFAPTGSGESALEKCRNLFKREAKILHQLEHPQIPRFLACFEGDGRLFLVQEFVDGKTYSALLRERQKLGQVFGESEVVQWLKNLLPILEYIHTHNIIHRDISPDNIMLPQGKELPVLIDFGVGKQIADLNEVTRNSQITFVGKMSLVGKVGYAPREQISLGLCSPSSDLYALGVTAIVLLTGRDPCFLMDQYSLEWRWDQFAHVSHTFAQILNKLLADTPRQRYQNSREVLTDLAHLGIAQVSPQPSPQLQAQNENLPPTLVNYEFLPATNRPFQNQHPEANFSSLPSQPPFEIPQQFPQVQPQSKSYQPRYSTSQPQAPSSQAQSSLNPAFIERCQQELAYHIGPMASLIVEETLAEHPNVAPYQFVELLAKEILDSQDAFAFRQRLFS; encoded by the coding sequence ATGTCTCAATCCCCCGTTATTAAACCAGAAATACCCTCTGGAACATTTATCGATAATCGCTACATCATCCAAAAACTTTTGGGACAGGGCGGATTGGGAAGAACCTATTTGGCATTTGATACGCGTCGTTTTAATGAACCGTGCGTTTTAAAAGAATTTGCTCCCACAGGTTCGGGAGAAAGTGCGCTAGAAAAATGCCGCAATTTATTTAAAAGAGAAGCTAAAATTCTCCATCAATTAGAACATCCTCAAATCCCTCGATTCTTAGCTTGTTTTGAAGGAGATGGTCGGCTGTTTTTGGTACAAGAGTTTGTTGATGGTAAAACGTACTCAGCACTATTACGAGAACGTCAAAAACTGGGACAAGTTTTTGGTGAAAGTGAAGTTGTACAGTGGCTGAAGAACCTGTTACCAATTTTGGAATATATTCACACACACAATATTATCCATAGAGATATTTCCCCTGACAACATTATGTTGCCTCAAGGAAAAGAGTTACCCGTGCTGATAGATTTTGGTGTAGGAAAGCAGATAGCTGACTTAAACGAAGTAACTAGAAATAGCCAGATAACTTTTGTTGGCAAAATGTCACTTGTAGGTAAGGTGGGATATGCTCCCCGCGAACAAATTAGCTTGGGGTTGTGTTCTCCTAGCAGCGATCTTTATGCTTTAGGTGTCACTGCAATAGTACTGCTGACAGGAAGAGATCCTTGTTTTTTAATGGATCAGTATTCTTTAGAGTGGAGGTGGGATCAATTTGCCCATGTTAGTCATACATTTGCTCAAATTCTCAATAAACTACTAGCTGATACCCCAAGACAGCGCTATCAAAACTCAAGAGAAGTTCTCACAGACTTAGCGCATCTTGGAATAGCCCAAGTATCCCCACAACCATCACCACAACTACAAGCACAAAATGAGAATTTGCCTCCCACTTTGGTGAATTATGAATTTTTGCCAGCAACCAATCGACCTTTCCAAAACCAACATCCAGAAGCCAATTTCAGTTCACTTCCGAGTCAACCACCGTTTGAAATTCCACAGCAATTTCCACAAGTTCAACCACAATCCAAATCCTATCAACCACGATACTCAACATCCCAACCTCAAGCTCCATCATCTCAAGCGCAATCCTCACTCAACCCAGCGTTTATAGAACGCTGTCAGCAAGAACTGGCTTATCACATTGGACCGATGGCAAGTCTTATAGTGGAGGAGACACTAGCCGAACATCCAAACGTCGCGCCATATCAATTTGTTGAGCTTCTAGCAAAGGAAATTCTCGACTCACAAGACGCTTTTGCCTTCAGACAGCGTTTATTTTCTTAA
- a CDS encoding serine/threonine-protein kinase, producing the protein MVWNAGQELFGGRYIILSKLGEGGIGMTYLARNEQKELRVIKTLREELLNKAAWKPHQVKLKQDFRDEAVRLAVCRHPHIVQIENIFDEDNLPCIVMEYIEGEDLGNRVRRLGILSETEALLYIQQVGDALKVIHNKGLLHRDIKPRNIMIRANKNEAVLIDFGIAREFIPNAVQRHTVYRTPGFAPPEQYELEAPRGEYIDVYALAATLYNILTGVLPRNAVDRSQEIPLEPPQQYNPNISNRVNEAILRGMNLQPHHRPQSVQQWLDLLSGDEELAPTQLLSSSSHSQSLTPQSRTSRQFFAPTRAPLSSETSLQWQCIRTMVGHSSMVHAVAISPDGQAIASGSNDHTVKLWQLSNGKLIRTFGRWFSGHSNMVNAVAFSPDGQLLASASSDETIKLWQINTGKEIRTFTGHSNWVNSVTFSPLLPDSSSYQAGLGRMLASAGADGTIKLWLASTSVEIRSLTGHTDSVWSIAFSQDGQLLASGSADCSIKLWQVSTGRELHTFTGHSFFVNSVAFSPNGQILASGSADNTIKLWNVNTKQEIVTITGHADSVWSVAFSPNGQFLASGSWDRTIKIWQVSTGAEVMTLTGHTSYVRSIAFSPNGKIIVTGSDDDTIKIWRHG; encoded by the coding sequence ATGGTCTGGAATGCAGGACAAGAGTTGTTTGGGGGACGGTATATTATTTTAAGTAAACTAGGCGAGGGAGGAATTGGTATGACCTACCTCGCCAGAAATGAGCAGAAAGAACTGCGGGTTATTAAAACACTTAGAGAAGAACTTCTTAATAAGGCTGCTTGGAAGCCGCACCAAGTGAAATTGAAGCAAGATTTTCGCGATGAAGCAGTTCGGCTTGCTGTCTGTCGCCATCCTCATATCGTGCAGATAGAAAATATTTTTGATGAAGATAATCTTCCTTGCATAGTTATGGAGTATATTGAGGGCGAAGATCTGGGCAACCGAGTTCGCCGTCTGGGAATATTATCAGAAACGGAAGCACTCTTATACATCCAGCAAGTTGGTGATGCGCTGAAAGTTATTCATAATAAAGGCTTGCTACATCGAGATATCAAGCCACGCAATATTATGATTCGTGCTAACAAAAATGAGGCTGTACTGATTGACTTTGGTATTGCTAGAGAATTTATCCCGAATGCAGTCCAGAGACATACAGTATATCGTACTCCCGGTTTTGCCCCTCCCGAACAATATGAATTGGAAGCACCAAGAGGAGAATACATTGACGTTTATGCTCTCGCTGCTACATTATATAATATATTAACAGGAGTTTTACCGAGAAATGCGGTTGACAGAAGCCAGGAAATTCCTCTAGAGCCACCACAACAGTATAATCCTAATATCAGTAACAGGGTCAATGAAGCAATTTTGCGGGGGATGAATTTACAGCCCCACCATCGCCCCCAATCCGTGCAACAATGGCTAGATCTACTTTCTGGAGACGAAGAACTTGCCCCCACACAGTTGCTTTCGTCTAGTTCCCACTCTCAAAGCCTTACACCTCAATCTCGTACTAGCAGACAGTTCTTTGCTCCTACTCGCGCTCCCCTTTCCTCAGAAACCTCTTTACAATGGCAGTGCATACGTACTATGGTCGGTCACTCCAGCATGGTTCATGCCGTCGCTATTAGTCCTGATGGTCAAGCGATCGCCAGTGGAAGTAACGATCACACAGTTAAATTGTGGCAGTTGAGCAATGGAAAACTCATACGTACTTTTGGTCGTTGGTTTTCGGGTCATTCCAATATGGTGAATGCAGTTGCCTTTAGTCCTGATGGGCAGTTGCTTGCCAGTGCAAGTTCTGATGAAACAATAAAGTTGTGGCAAATAAATACAGGCAAGGAAATTCGCACATTCACGGGTCATTCCAACTGGGTCAATTCAGTGACCTTTAGTCCCCTCTTGCCAGATTCTTCTTCGTATCAAGCAGGGCTTGGGCGAATGTTGGCCAGTGCTGGAGCTGACGGCACAATTAAGTTGTGGCTGGCAAGCACATCTGTAGAAATCCGCAGTCTCACAGGACATACTGATTCAGTATGGTCAATCGCCTTCAGCCAAGATGGTCAGCTTCTAGCAAGTGGTAGTGCTGACTGTTCGATCAAGCTTTGGCAAGTGAGTACAGGCAGAGAACTGCACACCTTCACAGGTCATTCCTTCTTTGTAAACTCCGTTGCCTTCAGTCCCAATGGGCAAATTTTAGCAAGTGGCAGTGCTGATAATACAATCAAACTTTGGAATGTTAACACAAAACAAGAAATTGTTACCATAACTGGTCACGCTGACTCAGTGTGGTCAGTTGCTTTCAGTCCCAACGGTCAATTTTTAGCCAGTGGAAGTTGGGATCGCACTATCAAAATCTGGCAAGTCAGTACAGGCGCTGAGGTTATGACTCTCACAGGGCATACCAGCTATGTCCGATCCATTGCTTTCAGCCCTAACGGAAAAATAATCGTCACAGGCAGCGATGACGACACTATTAAAATTTGGCGACATGGTTAA
- a CDS encoding DUF456 domain-containing protein — protein sequence MTIIYVLIVVLMLVGIAGAVIPALPGASLILIGIIIWGFASGSFAAIKIPLIVTVIVLLLSIGIDFLAGYIGAQQAGASKWGQIGAVVGLLLGFFGLLPTLPVGGPLLGMFLGPLLGAIIGEYLYRRDLLVAIKAGIGIVVGTVLGNLIQGLLAIGAVVTFLVTTWPQVFGS from the coding sequence ATGACAATTATTTACGTTTTAATCGTTGTTCTGATGCTTGTAGGTATTGCAGGTGCAGTTATTCCTGCCCTTCCAGGAGCAAGCTTAATTTTAATTGGAATTATTATTTGGGGCTTTGCCAGTGGTTCTTTTGCAGCTATAAAAATACCGCTTATTGTAACTGTTATAGTTTTACTTCTGAGTATAGGAATTGATTTTTTAGCAGGTTACATAGGAGCACAACAAGCAGGTGCTAGTAAGTGGGGGCAAATTGGAGCAGTGGTAGGATTGCTGCTAGGCTTTTTCGGGTTATTACCCACTTTGCCTGTTGGCGGGCCATTATTGGGGATGTTCTTGGGACCTCTTTTAGGGGCAATTATTGGTGAGTACCTTTACAGACGTGACTTGCTTGTTGCCATTAAAGCCGGGATTGGAATAGTGGTAGGTACAGTACTTGGAAATTTGATTCAAGGGTTGCTGGCAATAGGAGCCGTTGTGACTTTCCTTGTGACCACTTGGCCGCAGGTTTTTGGTTCTTAA